The DNA window CGCCTATCGCGGCAGTCCGATGCGGGTCTGGAGCGCGGCCTGTTCCTCGGGCGAGGAGGTCTATACCCTGGCCATGGTGCTGGCGGAAGGCTTGGGGATGGGCGACTGGCGGATTTTGGGATCGGATATCAGCTCGCGGATGGTGGAAGCGGCCCGTCAGGGTCTGTATCCGCTGGAGCGGGCCAAGCGGTTGCCGACCGACTGGTTGGGTAAATATTGTCTCAAGGGTGTGCGTTCGCAGGCGGGCAATCTGCTGATCGATCCGCGTCTGAAGGCGCGGGTCCAACTGGAACAGCGCAATCTCAAGCGTCCCCCCGCCGACGGGGCTCTCTTCGATGTGGTGTTTCTGCGTAACGTGTTAATCTATTTCGACATCCCCACCAAACAGCAGGTCATCGATGGCCTGACTCGCGCGATCCAGCCCGGCGGCTATCTGTTCATCAGTCATGTGGAGTCGCTGCATTCGCTCAAGACGAAACTGGAAATGGTCCGGCCTTCGGTGTTTCGCAAGCCGCTTGACTGATCAGGACACCATGGAACACCAGGCTCCACCGACCCCATGCCGCCAAGCGCCGACAACCAGATCCAGAAGCATTTTCTCCATCCGGGCGATCATTACGTCACCCGTGAGCCGATGGTGTTGTCGACGCTTCTCGGCTCCTGTGTCTCGGTCTGTCTGTTCGATCCGGTGGCGCGGGTGATGGGCATGAATCATTTTCTGCTGCCGACGCGTAATTCTTCTGGACTCGAGCCGGTGATCGCATCGGATGCCGGGCGCTATGGTCTCTGGGCCATGGAGCTTCTGATCAATGGACTCTTCAATCTGGGCGCCCGGCGCGAGCATCTGCGCGCCAAGGCCTTTGGCGGCGCGAATGTGCTGAACACGTCGGTCAGGAACCTTCCCGATCGCTTTATCATCGGTACGGCCAATGTTCAGTTCGTGCGGAATTTTCTGGAAAAAGACGGGATTCCGCTGATCGCTCAGGATCTCGGCGGCGACAGTGGACGACAGATCCACTTTCATGGCGCCGATTTCTCGGTCTATCTTCGCCGGATCCCCAGACGCAACGCGGAACAGATCGCGGCGCAGGAGCGTGCCTATTTGCAGCGTGCCCTGCAGACCCAGCAGCGTTCTGTTCCAGCCGAATTTTTTTAGAGGAGGGATGACACGCGATGGCGGCAGTCAAGGTCTTTATCGTCGACGATTCGGCGGTCGTCCGCCAGGTACTCACCGAACAGCTGAACGCAATTGGCGGTATTCAGGTGATCGGTTCCGCCCGCGACCCCATCTTTGCCCAAAAGATGCTGGAGAAAGAGTGGCCCGATGTCATCGTGCTCGACATCGAGATGCCGCGCATGGACGGCATCACCTTTCTGCGCCAATTGATGAAGGAGCGTCCGACGCCCGTCATCATCTGCTCGACCCTCACCGAACGCGGCGCGGAGGTCACCATGCAGGCGATGAACGCTGGCGCGGTCGATATCATCGCCAAGCCCAAGATCGGTCTTCGTCAGTTTCTGGAAGAGTCCAAAACCCTGCTCGGCGATGCCATCAAGGGCGCGAGTCATGCCCGGATGGACAAGTTGGGTTCGGCGCGACGCCTTGCTCCGGCGGGGGCGTCGGCAGCGGCCCCCAAGCTGACCGCGGAGGCGGTGGTCGCGGAGCGCGGTTTCAAGCCGCTGGCCGAGACCACCGATCGGGTGGTCGCGATCGGAACCTCCACCGGTGGCACCCAGGCGCTCGAATACGTCCTCACCCGGCTGCCCCGCACCGCGCCTGGCATCGTCGTGGTTCAGCACATGCCGGGGCAATTCACGGCGGCCTTTGCCGCGCGTCTGAATGGATTGTGCGGGATCGAGGTCCGCGAGGCGCGCAATGGCGACCGCGTGATCGCCGGGCTGGCGCTGATCGCGCCGGGAACCGACCATCTGCTGCTGCGGCGCAGCGGCGCCCAGTATCGGGTCGAGGTCAAGAACGGCCCGCTGGTCAGTCGTCACCGTCCCTCGGTGGATGTACTGTTTCGTTCGACCGCGCAATCGGCCGGTCCGAACGCGGTCGGCATCATCATGACTGGCATGGGCGACGACGGCGCGCGCGGGATGCTGGAGATGCACGAGGCCGGTGCCTTCACGGTCGCCCAGGACGAGCTGACCTGCATCGTTTACGGAATGCCCAAGGAGGCGGTGAAGCTCGGCGGAGTCGACGCCGTGGTGGGACTGCCGCGGATTCCGGAGATGATCGTGCAGGCACCTTCCCGGCAGAGCTATCTCCGGTCTGTCGGGCACGCTTGATGAGGATCGCCCCAACCGCGTGCTTCGGGAAGGAGGGCGCCTTGCGCTATGCCGACTGGAATGGGCGGTCATTGCACGCACGCTTCCCGGTGGCGCACAATGCTGTCGGAAGCCACCATGATTCTTAGCCAAACGCATGACGACGAGTCAAGGCGGTTCGGAGTCGCTTGAAATTCCACCACGCTCTTTCATGATGACCCAGTTATTCAGCTTTAGGACACCGCCATGGCACTCGTGAAGAAAACCAGCCTTTCCACGTCTGCGACGCCCGCCGAGGGTCGTTCCAACGCCGCGACCACCCGCGAGGCCGAAGCGCAGCGCAAGCGCGCGCGCACCCTGGCCAAGCAGCAGCAGGCCGCCGAGCGGGTCGCCTCGGCAACCGCGCAACTGGCTTCGGGGATCAACGAAGCGGCTTCGGCGGCGGAGGAACTCAAGCGGTCGTCCGATCAGATCGCCACCGGCGCGGAAGAGGCATCGGGTGCGGCGCAGGAATCCCTGGCGGCTTTCAAACAGGTCGGCGCGGCGCTGGGGCGTCAGCTCGAGAGCGCGACGCTGTCGCAAACCAAGGTCGAAGCCTCGCAGACGCTGATCGGGCGAGTGACTGACGATGTGGCGGGTCTGATCGTGAATGTGGGATTGGCGGCGCAGCGTCAAAACGATTCGGTCAAGATGGTGGCCGAACTCGAACAGCAGGCGGCCAATATCGGCGACATTGTCAAGGCGGTCGCCCGCATCGCCGATCAGACCAATCTCCTGGCGCTCAACGCCGCGATCGAGGCCGCGCGCGCCGGCAAGCACGGCAAGGGCTTCGCGGTGGTTGCCGACGAGGTGCGTACCCTGGCCGAGACCTCCGAGAAAAGCGCCAAGCAGATTCAGGATCTGGTCGGTCAGATCCAGTCGGAGGTCAAGACCATCTCCGATGGCATCAACGAATCCGCGACGAAGGTTCAGGCCGAGGTGGAAAACAGCAAGGCCATCAACACCCAGCTTGAGCAGATTCGGGTGGATACCATCGAAGTGACCCGTGGCGTGCAAGAGATCGCCGCCGGGGCGCAACAGTCCAGTGCCGCGGCCATGCAGGCACTGAAAGGCACGGAAGAAATCGCCGCTGCCGCCGAAGAGCAGTCAGCCGCCGCGGAGGAATCCGCCAAAACGGTCGCCGAGCAAACGCAAGCGCTGGCCGAATGCGAGCAGGCCGCTCAGAATCTCTCTGAACTGGCGGAAGAACTCAAGAATTCGACCGATATCGCCAAGAGCGCGGAAGAAGTCGCCTCGGCGGCTGAAGAGCTGTCCTCGGCGGTGCAGGAAATCAACCGTTCGGGCGGTCAGATCATGGTCGCCGTCGAGCAGATCCGTAAGAGCGCCCAGGTTCAGGCGTCGGCAACCGAGGAATCGGCGGCGGCCATCACCCAAATCGAAAAGGGACTGGAAATTGCCCTGCAACGCGCCCGCCTCGCGGGCGATAAAGTACAGGCCATGCGGGCGCTGCTCGACACCAATCAGCGCGGTATCAATACGCTGATTGCCGGCGTCTCCGATTCGGTCGATGCATCGCGTTCGAGCCTCAAGCAGATTAAGGGGCTGGAACTGGTGTCGCGGCGCATCGACAAGATCGTCGACGCCATCACCACGGTCTCGATTCAGACCAACATGTTGGCCGTCAACGGTTCGATCGAAGCGGCGCGCGCCGGTGAGTTCGGCAAGGGCTTCGTGGTCGTTGCGACCGATATTCGCAACCTGGCGCACGATTCGGCGGAGAACGCCGACCGGATCAAGGATCTGGTCAAGGCGGTGCAGGATCAGATCGGTATCGTTGGGCGCGATCTGGAAGAAATCATCTCCTCGGCCAGCGCGGAAGCCGAAAAGGCCAAGGCCATCACCGTCAGCCTGGTGACGATCGAAACCGATATTGGCGTGGTTGAACAGGGAACCGGCGACATTCTTGCCGCCGCCAGCGAGATTGCGAGCGCCATCGTGCAGATCAAAACCGGCGT is part of the Thiocystis violascens DSM 198 genome and encodes:
- a CDS encoding CheR family methyltransferase codes for the protein MWKPDPLVKPQPIQTESEPLVEAVPLSEEDFERFRRFIHDRAGISLTPHKRQMVSSRLQRRLRHLGLRSFHAYLEYVSEPSQDRERQHLIDLLTTNETYFYREPAHFEFLLKDILPAYRGSPMRVWSAACSSGEEVYTLAMVLAEGLGMGDWRILGSDISSRMVEAARQGLYPLERAKRLPTDWLGKYCLKGVRSQAGNLLIDPRLKARVQLEQRNLKRPPADGALFDVVFLRNVLIYFDIPTKQQVIDGLTRAIQPGGYLFISHVESLHSLKTKLEMVRPSVFRKPLD
- a CDS encoding chemotaxis protein CheD, producing MPPSADNQIQKHFLHPGDHYVTREPMVLSTLLGSCVSVCLFDPVARVMGMNHFLLPTRNSSGLEPVIASDAGRYGLWAMELLINGLFNLGARREHLRAKAFGGANVLNTSVRNLPDRFIIGTANVQFVRNFLEKDGIPLIAQDLGGDSGRQIHFHGADFSVYLRRIPRRNAEQIAAQERAYLQRALQTQQRSVPAEFF
- a CDS encoding protein-glutamate methylesterase/protein-glutamine glutaminase, whose protein sequence is MAAVKVFIVDDSAVVRQVLTEQLNAIGGIQVIGSARDPIFAQKMLEKEWPDVIVLDIEMPRMDGITFLRQLMKERPTPVIICSTLTERGAEVTMQAMNAGAVDIIAKPKIGLRQFLEESKTLLGDAIKGASHARMDKLGSARRLAPAGASAAAPKLTAEAVVAERGFKPLAETTDRVVAIGTSTGGTQALEYVLTRLPRTAPGIVVVQHMPGQFTAAFAARLNGLCGIEVREARNGDRVIAGLALIAPGTDHLLLRRSGAQYRVEVKNGPLVSRHRPSVDVLFRSTAQSAGPNAVGIIMTGMGDDGARGMLEMHEAGAFTVAQDELTCIVYGMPKEAVKLGGVDAVVGLPRIPEMIVQAPSRQSYLRSVGHA
- a CDS encoding methyl-accepting chemotaxis protein: MALVKKTSLSTSATPAEGRSNAATTREAEAQRKRARTLAKQQQAAERVASATAQLASGINEAASAAEELKRSSDQIATGAEEASGAAQESLAAFKQVGAALGRQLESATLSQTKVEASQTLIGRVTDDVAGLIVNVGLAAQRQNDSVKMVAELEQQAANIGDIVKAVARIADQTNLLALNAAIEAARAGKHGKGFAVVADEVRTLAETSEKSAKQIQDLVGQIQSEVKTISDGINESATKVQAEVENSKAINTQLEQIRVDTIEVTRGVQEIAAGAQQSSAAAMQALKGTEEIAAAAEEQSAAAEESAKTVAEQTQALAECEQAAQNLSELAEELKNSTDIAKSAEEVASAAEELSSAVQEINRSGGQIMVAVEQIRKSAQVQASATEESAAAITQIEKGLEIALQRARLAGDKVQAMRALLDTNQRGINTLIAGVSDSVDASRSSLKQIKGLELVSRRIDKIVDAITTVSIQTNMLAVNGSIEAARAGEFGKGFVVVATDIRNLAHDSAENADRIKDLVKAVQDQIGIVGRDLEEIISSASAEAEKAKAITVSLVTIETDIGVVEQGTGDILAAASEIASAIVQIKTGVDQISAAAQEAEKASAESAAAAKQQSQGAEELAAAIEEIASLADELQSA